The sequence below is a genomic window from Rattus rattus isolate New Zealand chromosome 3, Rrattus_CSIRO_v1, whole genome shotgun sequence.
AGTTCTTCCCCTATCCTCTCCATCAGGCACATGGACTTCACAAAGGGCACCTGCTGCCCTGCTGagaaccacacacaaacacagccagTGTGCACCTAGAGAAGACACAAGCCCTTGGCAGCCTAACCTCCTAGCCTCTATTCCTAAAGCCTTCTATTCTCTTTCGAAGAGCCTATGAGCCAATGTGCTCATGGGAAACAATAATATAAAACCACTGGGGTTAGCAATTGAGGCTCTACGTGCTCCTGGGaatgagcgctctctctctctctctctctctctctctctctctctctctctctctctctctctctctctttctctgtgtgtgtgtgtgtgtgtgtgtgtgcccaagaACTTGTTGTGtagacaaggatgaccttgaattcctgatcctccctcctctacttctcaagtgctCAGATTATAGGCCAGTGCTGAGATACAGggctgtatagccctggctgtcctggaatttgcaaTGCAGGCGTCCCTCTTCTGCCCATACAAATCCTCAATAACCACAAGGCTGCTCTTCTTTCTACTTTCCCAGTCGGCTCCCTTGGGGGGGGGGCACTTCCTCCAAGAGGGAATGGAAGGTGCTTTGGGTGTCAAGCCAGTGAGGAACATCAGCTGCTCActtgtgtctgtgtaccatgggATAACATGGCATCTGGGCAGGCAGGGTTAGATGACCATTAGTCCTAGCCTAGACCTAGCTCCTGCTCTCCTCGATTCAggctccatccccacccccaccccccaacaaagcaaaacaagtcCCAAGCTTCCGGAAGGTAGGAGGCCCCTCGTTTCTCCCTCCGAAGATGCTGAAGGAGACACGCAAGGGCAATAGGTTCCCTACAGTCCCAGAATTTGGATTTGGAGTCTCCAATATTTCCCGCATGGAATACAAAATTGAATCATTATCTTCTAGCTATAAAATCAGGTCCTGGgaggaaattttaaatttataagaaCCACCGGAGTCTGGGTGATGACATTTTGCCCAGTTTTCTGCCTCTTATTAGTCGGTTCAGCCCTGGTCTCCAAGTGCCAGCTGGTCAAGTTCGGTCCAGAGCCATGAGAGCAGAAGGGGATTCCTAGCCCTGGCCATGTGTGTTAGACCATCTTCTCAGCTCTAGAAACCCTCTTTCACTAAAATATTTAGGTCAGGCAAGATAAATAGATTCTTTTTACAGGAGCCCAATTAATCTCTCtaattctctgctttctctgggcAACACAGCTACACATTCCTTTGTGTTTGAGCTCCTCGGAGCTCCTCGGGGCCATTTGTTCTTCTGGGCCGAGATTTCCAAGAGTGAGGCTAGGACCTGAAAGGTGAGACGCTCTAAAGGCCCCACCCTGCCTCTACACCTTCAGCCATTAACCACAAAGCAGCCCGAGGGAGTCCGGTAAGACTTAACTCTGATCCTGAAAGCAACGAATCTGGGTCCCAGGGTCCCAGAATTCCCGTGGGGTTAAAGGTCTCTGGCCACTTAGGCCCTTGCCCTTGTGCGTTATTTTGTTTCTGCATCGCCACTCTCCCTAATAAGTTcgttgtgtgtgtttattttaagcCGTCCGTCCCCACTCCTAGACCTGTTCCCACCTGGACTATCTTGGCTCCCAGTAAAGCTGAAGGGCTTCAGGGAGCCCACCAAAGCAAAAGCCAGCTTTCTAGAGATATCCTACAACCACGAACTCCCCCAGTCGCTTCGAAGAGCCAGAGGGAAGCTGCCCACACCAGCCACCCACCGTTGCTCCCAAGAGGCGTCGAGGCCGGGGGAGGGGTTCTTCTGCGTTCCCCCCAACCCTTCAACTAGATTCCAAGGGCTCTGTCTCTCCCGGGAGCAGCTTCCCCCACCCCGGACTGAGGCCCGGACTGCTCCATTTTGACCAGGCCTCCAGAGGCGACCCCAAAGCGgcttcttgctttcttcccagCTGAGCAGGTCACGGGTGGGGATCGCGAGGTGGCTGAGCTGAGCAACCCTTGAAGACGacgactccccctcccccagccctccagCCTTGAGGGACGCCTGGCGTGGCTCTCCCTCCTGCAGCTCTGCCGCCACCAACGTTCCAGGCCCTCTGCGCAGTGTATGGGGTTATTTTTACTTTCGGTTATCTAGCTTTATGAAGACTCCACACCACTCATACAGCTAGATAACCAAAGATAACAACCAACCCCGCCTCCTGGCCGCCGCCTCCTCTTCCACGCAGCCTCCCGGCCGCCGCCTGGACCTCCGCAGTCTCGAGTCGCTCGACGGCGGATGGGGGACGCGCGTGTTGTGGAGGCGAAGAGATGGAATCCTGGACCTCACGCACTAGCACGACGAGACCTCAAAAAGGCGAGGAAAGGATGCTACCGCCGACAGTTCTGAGGTCGGGAATCTAGGCTGCATTCAAGCAGCCCTAAGCCTGACCGCCCATTTCCCGCTCCCTCCACCTCCGTGCAGAAGCAGGGTTCCGCCGGTGCTGGTGGAAAGGCTTCAGGGCCTTTCGTGCCACCCGGGAAGACCGTAGGGGCCGAGGCCGAGGCCTCCCCAACCTCCCACGGTGTCCACACCCTTCTCTGGAAGGTCGGGTGTGAGCTCCGCGTGGGTGCGGCAGGGCCGAGCTCGCAGAGCTGCTTCGAGCTGCCGACTACAGGGGAGCGGCCGCGAAGCCCGGGACGGGAACCCCAGCATCGGGGAACCCCGAGGCCCAGAGGGAAGCCTGTGGCTGGCGGCGGGGTGGAGGGTGATCCCGAGACTCCCCGGCGACTCTCCCAAGGGCAAAGACCCCACCCAGAGGGAGATGGGCGAGCAGTCAGGACCTGGGGCTGCGGGGTAGGGCAGAGGGCGGCCAGGCAGGTGCGCCGAGCCCTGGACCCACAGAACCGCGCGGGAGCCGGTTTTGTGCAAAAAGCAGCCGGAATCACCCAAGGATGTGAAAATTGCTGGGGGTCTGAGCTAGAGATGCCCTTTGTGGCTGAAGGGGGCGATCTGGACTGAACCCACTTGAAGGAGGTCCAGGGACCGTGCAGAGGGTGTGGAGCTCCGTGGTCGCAGGTGGCGGACGCGCGCGCTGGACTGAGGCGCTTCCCCACCTCGTGCCCCACGCGGGTCCGGCCACTTACATCAAGCCCAGGATGCCCGGTGGTGGTGTCCTGCGCGGTCTTCAGGCGCATTCCTACCCAGGCCGCGCCACGGACGTGGGTCGAAGATGCCGGGGCTTGCCAGGTGACGGGGCCGAGCGGGAGCCGGCAGGGTGGAGCAGGGTCTCGAGTCCCAGCTCCCTCCTCAGCCTTGGCCGCTGCTCTGGCGGGGGCGCTCTCAGGCTCCGGACTTTTCATTCATCCCTTCACACTCCTTCCTCAGGCCAGCCTCTGATTGGCTATACCTGGTCTGACGTCACTGCCTCGTTCGTCtccccccacctcaccacccccTTTCCATGcccgtccctctccctccccaggccAGTCCAAGGCATGCAATTGGGGAGCCCCTCCCCCAGAGAATTTGATGGgacaggggatccaatgtcttccTGCAAATCCTCATCCTTTTGATGCCTCATCTACTACCCGCCTGCCACGTCGGTAATCCATTGCCAATTGCGGTTCTGATATCCACCCTCGCTCTTCTTGTCGATCCTACATTTTCCATTTGGGCTCTAGGTACATTGCACCAGGACTAGCGGgcaaagatagaaaataaatcGGGCAAAATTCCCTCAAAGAGAAGtgatctgtaatctcagcccggggaggttgaggcagggatATGGATTGGAGATTCTATCGATCCCTGACCCCTCCCACCGGGAGAGTGTTTTGAgttctaattcttcccaaactctGGTCCTAATATTTGGGAGAGGCGAGGATCTCTTTTGTTCAAGGTTTTCAACTCAAAACACTGACCGGAAGATTCTATAGGTTGGGTCTCCTTCTAGGAGACAATGGGCCAGCAAAGGCGGCCTTCTGGTCTGCATTCCAGGAGAATGTTTCTTGAACCCGTTTGCAGTTTCAAGTTTCCAGGTGAGGAAAGAAAACCACAGCTGAGAATCCTAACTGCTTTTGAGACTCAGAATTCGGCCAAGCCCTGGAGATTTTTAACAGGTCTCTCCCTCTACCCATGTTCTCCAGGCTCCAAGGCACCACAGTGCCAGCTCTGGAGCTGGGTTCCCCAAGGGCGGTAACCCTGCAGCAAAGCTctgtccctccccatcctcaacTTTCTCCCCCTGGCTCTCTAGCTAGTCCAGCCAGAAGATCCTTCTCTCCACTGAAGAAGCAGAAAAGCACCGGGTAGTAGCCAGATGCTATTGGGCAACATCTGGGTTCTAGCTACACCAAAGTTCTCAGAGCAAGCCACGGGCCCAGGAGCTGCTGTGTGTGCCAGTGAGCTGCTCCTTCATCCTCCTACTCACCCCCTGCTCGTCCTTTCTATAAAACTGGCTGAGATTCCCAAATCCTGCTGCTCCTGTAACCGGGGACCCTTAAACCCTGGGTCACCACAGTCCACTCAGGGGACCATCATTTTAACCGTTGGGCCCGTCTATATCTATCTGCTAGTCCCATGAATAGCCCAAGGCAAAGCCAGACCTGCGTACTGCTTGCCTTGCTTGGATGGAAGCTGATGGCTAACAGGTTTAACTTAGTGCTTCTCCCCCTAACAGGAGAATGGCTGGATGTTCATTGCTATTGATGCTGGCTGCATGGCTGTGGGTGGGGCCGGCTTGAGATGAGAGAAAACCTATAAGCTGTTTCCCTACCAGAAGGATGATAGCAAGCTGAAGCAAATAGTCACATCTCTCCAGGTCTCAGGACGTTCTCAGGACCAGGTTCagccagaattttatttatttatttttaatcttctttctttctttctttttttcttttttgtcaaacCTCTACATTGCCTTAAGGCTCTTTTCTGAGAGTAGCTCATTCATTAATTGAAGTACTAAAGGGCAAGCCCAGGGCCTCTCATAGgctgggcaagccctctaccccagacctcttttactttttattctgtgACAGAGCCTCCCTAAgtttagctcaggctagccttgagctcacttTAGCACAGTTCGGCTTGGGGAttttgatcttcttgcctcagcctcctgagtgctgagattacaaggtTGAATGAGGCACAGCTCAGAGGCTTTTGCTGTGCCAGAACTAAGCCACGTACAATGGTGGGGCTGAAAGGACAAGGacggaggcagagagaaggggacacTCTACACAGTTTCCTTCGACACCCCCACACCCTTACAGCTCAGAATGGTGTGCCCAGAGGGTTTGGGGGCTCCTGGAGCTCTAGTACAGCTGCAGAATAAAAGGGAGCTCTTCCCCCAAGTATTCTCTAAGCAGCCCTCCTTCTGGCTATGGTGCTAAATACAGTCCCTAAACCCATCCAATAAGGCCCTTTACTGGGTTTCTCCCCATGCCCACAAGCCTGTGACTGTCTGCCACCTCATGCCCCTTCACACAAGCAGCATCCACACTAAACTCCTTTACACTTGCTGGCCTGGCTTCCTAAGAGCATTGATTTGCTCGATTTGCCCGTTCCACAAAAGTGCTTTTAAACCCCGAAAgtccctttctccccattccctcccttcccaacACCAAAAAGTTTAGAGGTCAGAGTCAGCCTCAGAGAGGCTCATCTGCCAGTAAGatatttcccttccttctcaccaATTTTTAGCATTCCCTGTCCTCTGCAGGGACCCCTGCCCTAGAGTCCTGCAAGCCTTGAGGTAAAAGGCAGCTGGACTAGTCAAAGTTTTCTTCTCAGACGCTGTTGTATTTTTGTTGGGAAGGGGAGAGTACGAAAAAGTTTCCTTGCCCAATGTACACTCCCACCCCATATTCCTAATGGCCAAATTCAGATTCAACTGGACTTTCTCAAAATTAACCTTAAGGAAGAAACGAGCACACTTTGCTGGGTTCTAAAAATGTTCCTCAAACAGCAGATACAGAATAAAGTCCTGCTGCCTTTTATATTGACTTTGAGCTTTTTAGGGGCAGTTCAGTCTAACAACATCCAAATTAAGG
It includes:
- the LOC116895802 gene encoding uncharacterized protein LOC116895802; translated protein: MKSPEPESAPARAAAKAEEGAGTRDPAPPCRLPLGPVTWQAPASSTHVRGAAWVGMRLKTAQDTTTGHPGLDVSGRTRVGHEVGKRLSPARASATCDHGAPHPLHGPWTSFKWVQSRSPPSATKGISSSDPQQFSHPWVIPAAFCTKPAPARFCGSRARRTCLAALCPTPQPQVLTARPSPSGWGLCPWESRRGVSGSPSTPPPATGFPLGLGVPRCWGSRPGLRGRSPVVGSSKQLCELGPAAPTRSSHPTFQRRVWTPWEVGEASASAPTVFPGGTKGPEAFPPAPAEPCFCTEVEGAGNGRSGLGLLECSLDSRPQNCRR